In one window of Venenivibrio stagnispumantis DNA:
- a CDS encoding 2,3-bisphosphoglycerate-dependent phosphoglycerate mutase, producing the protein MPKLVLVRHGQSLWNLQNRFTGWIDVPLTEKGKEEAYKAGELLKDIRFNVAYTSALSRAQETLKIILEVIGLNIPVIKDQALNERHYGDLQGLNKDRARAKYGAEIVHLWRRSYDIAPPGGESLKDTANRTIPFLERAILGDIAEGNDVLVVAHGNSNRSIVMYLEKLTPEEIIKVELDTGTPIVYELDKDGNILSKEIRRLG; encoded by the coding sequence ATGCCAAAACTTGTTTTAGTTAGACATGGTCAATCCTTATGGAATTTACAAAACAGATTTACCGGATGGATAGATGTGCCTCTTACCGAAAAAGGAAAAGAAGAAGCTTACAAAGCAGGTGAACTTTTGAAGGATATAAGATTTAATGTTGCTTATACTTCTGCTTTGTCAAGGGCACAGGAAACACTTAAAATTATCCTTGAAGTTATCGGATTAAATATACCAGTAATAAAAGACCAAGCATTAAATGAAAGACATTATGGAGATTTACAAGGATTAAATAAAGATAGAGCAAGGGCAAAATATGGAGCAGAAATAGTTCATCTTTGGAGAAGAAGTTATGATATAGCTCCACCGGGAGGAGAATCTTTAAAGGATACTGCAAATAGAACAATACCATTCTTAGAAAGGGCTATTTTGGGAGATATAGCAGAAGGAAATGATGTTTTAGTGGTAGCCCATGGAAACTCAAACAGGTCTATTGTTATGTATCTTGAAAAATTAACTCCGGAAGAAATAATAAAAGTAGAACTTGATACCGGAACACCTATTGTTTATGAACTTGATAAAGATGGAAATATCTTATCAAAAGAAATAAGAAGGTTAGGATAA
- a CDS encoding amidohydrolase, whose amino-acid sequence MKADLVIKNGYILTMDENFTEYKNGNIAIKDGKILDIGENINYEADEIIDAGGNVVLPGLINTHTHAAMTLLRGYGSDNPLKVWLEQYIWPVERKFVSYEFVKDGTDIACYEMLRNGVTTFVDMYFYENAVADAVLQAKMRAVLCTGILDFPTPGAKTPDEGIEKTKDFIKEYKESRYIYPCIGPHAPYTCSPQTLQKAMQVAEDYDVLFHIHLSETEHEVQDILNRYNATPVKHLDNIGVLNDRVLAAHMVHPTEEEIYLMAEKKVKISHCPESNLKLASGIAPVPKMIEAGITVSIGTDGTASNDDLDILGEISTAAKLHKGYNKNPVLLNAKQALSMATREGAKALRLQDKIGTLEKGKYADIIIIDINQPHIQPMFDPYIQLVYSAKSTDVDTVIIDGKIVVRNKEVLTIDKSEILQKAKKWKEKIICGN is encoded by the coding sequence ATGAAGGCTGATTTAGTTATAAAAAATGGATATATACTTACAATGGATGAAAATTTTACAGAATATAAAAATGGTAATATTGCAATAAAAGATGGAAAGATTTTAGATATTGGAGAGAATATAAATTATGAAGCAGATGAGATAATAGATGCCGGTGGAAATGTCGTATTACCCGGATTAATAAATACCCACACACATGCGGCTATGACTTTACTTAGAGGATATGGAAGTGATAATCCTTTAAAAGTTTGGCTTGAGCAATATATATGGCCGGTAGAAAGAAAATTTGTAAGTTATGAATTTGTAAAAGATGGAACAGATATTGCCTGTTATGAGATGCTTAGGAATGGGGTTACTACATTTGTTGATATGTATTTTTATGAAAATGCAGTAGCAGATGCAGTATTGCAAGCTAAAATGAGAGCAGTTCTTTGCACCGGTATTTTAGATTTTCCAACACCGGGAGCAAAAACACCGGATGAAGGTATAGAAAAAACAAAAGATTTTATAAAAGAATATAAAGAAAGCAGATATATTTATCCTTGTATTGGCCCTCATGCACCTTATACCTGTTCGCCACAAACTTTGCAAAAAGCTATGCAAGTAGCAGAAGATTATGATGTTTTATTTCATATCCATTTATCAGAAACGGAGCATGAAGTTCAAGATATATTAAATAGATATAATGCAACACCTGTAAAACATCTTGATAATATAGGTGTTTTAAATGATAGAGTTTTAGCAGCCCATATGGTTCATCCAACAGAAGAAGAAATCTATCTGATGGCAGAAAAAAAAGTAAAGATATCCCACTGCCCTGAAAGTAATTTAAAACTCGCTTCAGGTATAGCTCCGGTGCCTAAGATGATAGAAGCCGGAATAACTGTTTCCATAGGAACAGATGGAACTGCTTCAAATGATGACCTTGATATACTCGGAGAAATTTCAACAGCTGCAAAACTTCATAAAGGTTATAATAAAAATCCGGTTTTATTAAATGCGAAACAGGCATTATCTATGGCAACAAGAGAGGGAGCAAAAGCATTAAGATTACAAGATAAAATTGGAACCCTTGAAAAAGGTAAATATGCAGATATTATAATTATAGATATAAATCAACCTCATATACAACCTATGTTTGACCCTTATATTCAGCTTGTTTATTCTGCAAAAAGCACAGATGTGGATACTGTTATAATAGATGGGAAAATTGTTGTAAGAAATAAAGAAGTTTTAACAATAGATAAATCAGAAATTCTACAAAAAGCTAAAAAGTGGAAAGAAAAAATAATTTGTGGTAATTAA
- a CDS encoding transglutaminaseTgpA domain-containing protein, with the protein MKSYKVENIVKVLSYFVGFLSFTILFGNISNTYFLISFSLFLVSIYFEYKKYYINRVVINIAGISAIIIMALSMNSENVLQPALETLSFLLSIKFLEEKKFRDYMQIYLLSVLILAASSLIYFGIIFLVYLFIYIFLINISIVLLTYQSQDKEIQLTEEEIKKIVIKTSLIPLLSIPLTIFFFIILPRSEVPIFNLFGGQAKSRTGFSEDVKLGDVSNIQEDNTVIFRASMEKIPENQLYWRGIVLTYFDGINWKVLEGKDESSKSLKGNIIKQTIYLEPYENKYLFGLDKPVRVISKENINRENFSFYLNHPVYSTIKYEVYSVITDIIPSDYVNKTIYLQLPKIDEDIKKLADKLKGKNDLETANNILKFLKYGEYKYSLKNLPISKNPLKDFLIRYKYGNCEYFASSMAVLLRLNNVPARLVAGYKGGIYNNIGKYYMVKQKDAHVWVEAYIDNIGWVRYDPTSAISISDKIKENKISKIKLFFDTINYYYITFVIGFDFKKQMAIFRQISSMIKKPEINFSINKKYILVLILILIIGFLAYKSNFKFKIKTKEEKILEQFLKKMEKYGYKKDRNEGLEEFINKINEKELKERAYLFVRAFENLYYKDKKISKEDEKKLKELIKNI; encoded by the coding sequence ATGAAGAGTTATAAAGTTGAAAATATAGTAAAGGTTTTAAGTTATTTTGTAGGCTTTTTAAGTTTTACTATACTTTTTGGTAATATTTCAAATACTTATTTTTTAATATCTTTTTCTTTATTTTTAGTTTCAATATATTTTGAGTATAAAAAATATTATATAAATAGAGTTGTAATAAATATAGCCGGTATATCTGCCATTATTATAATGGCTCTTTCTATGAATTCTGAAAATGTTTTACAACCGGCTCTTGAAACATTATCTTTTTTACTTTCTATTAAATTCTTAGAAGAAAAGAAATTTAGAGATTATATGCAGATATATCTTTTATCGGTTTTAATCTTAGCTGCAAGCAGTCTAATATATTTTGGAATAATCTTTCTTGTTTATCTTTTTATTTATATATTTTTGATAAATATATCCATCGTTTTATTAACTTATCAATCACAGGATAAAGAAATACAACTTACAGAAGAAGAGATAAAAAAAATAGTTATAAAAACCTCTCTAATACCTTTATTATCAATACCACTTACAATATTCTTTTTTATAATTTTGCCAAGGTCTGAAGTTCCTATTTTTAATCTATTTGGTGGACAGGCAAAATCAAGAACCGGATTTTCGGAAGATGTAAAGCTTGGAGATGTTTCTAATATTCAAGAAGATAACACTGTAATATTTAGGGCAAGTATGGAAAAAATACCGGAAAATCAGCTTTATTGGAGAGGTATAGTTTTAACTTATTTTGATGGTATAAATTGGAAAGTTTTAGAAGGAAAAGATGAAAGCAGTAAATCATTAAAAGGAAATATTATAAAACAAACGATATATTTAGAACCTTATGAAAATAAATATCTTTTTGGCTTAGATAAACCGGTTAGAGTAATATCAAAAGAAAATATAAATAGGGAAAATTTTAGCTTTTATCTTAATCATCCTGTTTATTCTACTATTAAATACGAAGTATATTCAGTTATTACAGATATTATCCCATCAGATTATGTAAATAAAACTATATATTTACAACTTCCGAAAATTGATGAAGATATTAAAAAATTGGCAGATAAATTAAAAGGAAAAAATGATTTAGAAACTGCAAATAATATTCTTAAGTTTTTAAAATACGGGGAATATAAATATTCCTTAAAAAATCTCCCAATCTCAAAAAATCCTTTAAAAGATTTCTTAATCAGATATAAATATGGAAATTGTGAATATTTTGCATCTTCAATGGCTGTTTTACTTAGATTAAATAATGTTCCTGCAAGATTAGTAGCCGGATACAAAGGCGGTATTTATAACAATATTGGTAAATATTATATGGTAAAACAGAAAGATGCTCACGTATGGGTAGAAGCTTATATAGACAATATAGGCTGGGTAAGATATGACCCTACTTCTGCTATCTCTATATCAGATAAAATTAAAGAAAATAAAATATCTAAAATCAAGCTATTTTTTGATACGATAAATTATTATTATATTACCTTTGTTATTGGATTTGATTTTAAGAAACAGATGGCTATATTTAGGCAAATTAGCAGTATGATTAAAAAACCGGAAATCAATTTCTCTATAAATAAAAAATATATATTAGTTTTAATTTTGATACTAATCATCGGTTTTTTAGCATATAAATCTAATTTCAAATTTAAGATAAAAACAAAAGAAGAAAAAATTTTAGAGCAATTTTTAAAGAAAATGGAAAAATATGGCTATAAAAAAGATAGAAATGAAGGATTGGAAGAATTTATAAATAAAATAAATGAAAAAGAGTTAAAAGAAAGGGCGTATCTCTTTGTTAGAGCGTTTGAAAATTTATATTATAAAGATAAAAAAATCTCAAAAGAAGATGAAAAAAAATTAAAAGAGTTGATAAAAAATATTTGA
- the thpR gene encoding RNA 2',3'-cyclic phosphodiesterase, whose product MKRIFIGSFVNIDKKIYLSLKKDFGGLIVGRWSPLENLHITFKFIGNIEEEKILKIRDCISPLLDKNIELSIRFKGLGVFPTLESPKILYIKVEDDDGVLKNINSFIENSLNEIGFKKEIKPFIPHITVNRIKETKLNQFIEKLKKYQNISFGAEKNINVDIIESLTLPTGAVYKKLDFGEIR is encoded by the coding sequence ATGAAAAGGATATTTATTGGTAGTTTTGTAAATATTGATAAAAAGATTTATTTATCTTTGAAAAAGGATTTTGGTGGTTTGATTGTTGGAAGATGGAGTCCATTGGAAAATTTACATATTACATTTAAATTTATAGGAAATATTGAAGAAGAAAAGATATTAAAAATTAGAGATTGTATCAGTCCTTTACTGGATAAAAATATAGAACTCAGTATTAGATTTAAAGGATTGGGAGTTTTTCCTACTTTAGAAAGTCCAAAAATTCTTTATATAAAAGTAGAAGACGATGATGGTGTATTGAAAAATATAAATTCTTTTATAGAAAATAGTTTAAATGAGATAGGATTTAAAAAAGAGATAAAGCCCTTTATTCCACATATTACGGTAAATAGAATAAAAGAAACAAAGCTAAACCAATTTATTGAGAAATTAAAAAAGTATCAAAATATATCTTTTGGAGCTGAAAAAAATATAAACGTTGATATTATTGAGAGTTTAACACTTCCAACCGGTGCAGTTTATAAAAAATTAGATTTTGGAGAGATAAGATGA
- the panC gene encoding pantoate--beta-alanine ligase gives MKVITDIKQMKDTIKSLKKEGKSVGFVPTMGYLHQGHLSLLECSKKENDITVLSIFVNPLQFGKNEDLDRYPRDFERDKNMAKDADIIFYPDYKDMYPQDFQTYVEVVELTKGLCGAYRPGHFRGVTTVVMKLFNIVNPDRAYFGKKDYQQYIVIKQMVKDLNMDIEIIGCPIVREEDGLAMSSRNKYLSEEERKQATGISKALFKAKEEFEKGERNPEKLKEIAKNVLYSYPLINLQYLEIVDGETLKQKQIVEKGDIMAIAVYVGNTRLIDNVEF, from the coding sequence ATGAAAGTAATAACAGATATTAAGCAGATGAAAGATACTATAAAATCTTTAAAAAAAGAAGGTAAAAGCGTAGGTTTTGTTCCTACAATGGGATATTTACATCAGGGGCATTTGTCTTTATTGGAATGCTCTAAGAAAGAAAATGATATAACTGTTTTAAGTATATTTGTAAATCCTTTACAATTTGGTAAAAATGAGGATTTAGATAGGTATCCGAGGGATTTTGAAAGAGATAAAAATATGGCAAAAGATGCAGATATTATATTTTATCCAGATTATAAAGATATGTATCCGCAAGATTTTCAAACTTATGTTGAAGTTGTAGAGCTAACTAAGGGACTTTGCGGAGCATATAGACCGGGGCATTTTAGAGGTGTAACAACCGTTGTTATGAAATTATTTAATATAGTTAATCCGGATAGGGCTTATTTTGGAAAAAAAGATTATCAGCAATATATAGTTATAAAACAGATGGTAAAAGATTTGAATATGGATATTGAAATAATAGGTTGCCCTATTGTAAGGGAAGAAGATGGTCTTGCTATGTCTTCAAGAAATAAATATCTATCAGAAGAAGAAAGAAAACAGGCAACCGGTATAAGTAAAGCTTTATTTAAAGCAAAAGAAGAGTTTGAAAAAGGAGAAAGAAATCCGGAAAAACTAAAAGAAATAGCCAAAAACGTATTATATAGCTATCCTTTAATAAATCTTCAATATTTAGAAATAGTAGATGGAGAAACATTAAAACAAAAGCAAATTGTAGAAAAAGGAGATATAATGGCTATTGCCGTATACGTAGGAAATACAAGATTAATAGATAATGTGGAGTTTTAA
- a CDS encoding DUF58 domain-containing protein: MLIAGIFGKRNIEKIDIQMIFPQEIYKNKETFIKVKLYNEKKLMPAFLIKIILPEYNIEKLIPFFEKEKEIFINIIPEKRGINKISEIYISSVFPFNFFIRSRKIDKEFEFIAFPEPKKCNIYQLGGKKDKGEITNDRIGFEGDFISIKDYIEGTPMKYIDFKSTAKTDKLKVKELSSLENQPIFIDFDKLQLKDMEYKINCVAFIVIESIKNNIPVGIKINGKSYKPDISYKHKINILTELALYEEL; the protein is encoded by the coding sequence ATGTTAATAGCCGGTATTTTCGGAAAAAGAAATATAGAAAAAATAGATATACAGATGATATTTCCACAAGAGATTTATAAAAATAAAGAAACATTTATAAAAGTTAAACTATATAATGAGAAAAAATTAATGCCTGCATTTTTAATAAAGATTATACTGCCAGAATATAATATTGAAAAATTAATCCCTTTTTTTGAAAAAGAAAAAGAGATATTTATAAATATAATTCCAGAAAAAAGAGGAATAAATAAAATATCTGAGATTTATATCTCTTCTGTATTTCCTTTTAATTTTTTTATTCGGTCAAGGAAAATAGATAAAGAGTTTGAATTTATAGCTTTTCCTGAGCCAAAAAAATGTAATATTTACCAACTTGGTGGTAAAAAAGATAAAGGAGAAATAACAAATGATAGAATAGGTTTTGAAGGAGATTTTATATCTATTAAAGATTACATAGAAGGGACACCTATGAAATATATAGATTTTAAATCTACTGCTAAAACAGATAAATTAAAAGTAAAAGAGCTGTCTTCCCTTGAAAATCAACCTATTTTTATTGATTTTGATAAACTACAACTAAAAGATATGGAATATAAAATAAACTGTGTTGCTTTTATTGTTATAGAAAGTATAAAAAACAATATTCCGGTAGGAATTAAAATAAACGGCAAATCCTATAAACCGGATATATCTTATAAACATAAAATAAATATTCTTACAGAGTTGGCTTTATATGAAGAGTTATAA
- a CDS encoding type II toxin-antitoxin system VapC family toxin, with product MSHKKVFIDANVILDLFLDNRPYSEYSKEAFFYLQKNNVKLLTSCDLITTVYYVLRKYDKEKALENLSYALELLYLIPFSNDETKKAIELMQKDKNFKDLEDTLQYVLARENKCDLILSNDDNFYSPDIKKIHTKDFAEKII from the coding sequence GTGAGCCATAAAAAAGTATTTATAGATGCCAATGTCATTTTAGACCTATTTTTAGATAACAGACCTTATAGTGAATATTCTAAAGAAGCTTTTTTCTATCTACAAAAAAATAATGTAAAACTTTTAACAAGTTGTGATTTAATAACAACGGTTTACTATGTGTTAAGAAAATACGACAAAGAAAAAGCTTTAGAAAACCTTTCATATGCTCTGGAATTATTATACTTAATACCGTTTTCAAATGATGAAACTAAAAAAGCCATAGAATTAATGCAGAAAGATAAAAATTTTAAAGATTTAGAAGATACGCTTCAATATGTTTTAGCAAGAGAAAATAAATGTGATTTGATTTTATCAAATGATGATAACTTTTATTCACCGGATATAAAAAAGATACATACAAAAGATTTTGCAGAGAAGATAATATAA
- the coaE gene encoding dephospho-CoA kinase (Dephospho-CoA kinase (CoaE) performs the final step in coenzyme A biosynthesis.), producing MVKKIGLTGSIGTGKSTVLNIFKSLGVNTISADEIVHKLLEEENIKEKILKHFGKDILQEGKINRKKLASIVFENPEKRKILESILHPLVFEYIQNWFENIKDEKIAIAEVPLMIETGSYKHYDKIIVVYAPKEIQLKRCLKKGLTEEEAIKRINAQMDIEEKIKYADYIIENTKDLEYLQKQVKDVYQKILSDC from the coding sequence TTGGTAAAAAAAATAGGATTAACCGGCTCAATAGGCACAGGAAAATCTACGGTTTTAAATATATTTAAATCCCTCGGGGTAAATACAATATCAGCAGATGAGATAGTCCATAAATTATTAGAAGAAGAAAATATAAAAGAAAAAATATTAAAACATTTTGGAAAAGATATACTCCAAGAAGGAAAGATAAATAGAAAGAAATTAGCAAGTATAGTTTTTGAAAATCCGGAAAAAAGAAAGATTTTAGAATCAATTTTACATCCGTTAGTTTTTGAATATATACAAAACTGGTTTGAAAATATAAAAGATGAAAAAATAGCCATTGCAGAAGTTCCTCTTATGATAGAAACCGGTTCATACAAGCATTATGATAAAATCATAGTAGTATATGCACCAAAAGAAATACAGCTAAAAAGATGCTTAAAAAAAGGTTTAACAGAAGAAGAAGCAATCAAAAGGATAAATGCTCAAATGGATATTGAAGAAAAAATAAAATATGCAGATTATATAATAGAAAATACAAAAGATTTGGAGTATTTACAAAAACAGGTAAAAGATGTTTATCAAAAGATTTTATCTGATTGTTAA
- a CDS encoding tRNA1(Val) (adenine(37)-N6)-methyltransferase has product MNLKPDEDISPFIRGKIKIIQKKEGFRFGIDSLLLSDFTKIYSRGKILDIGTGSGIIPILLHLKYPNLEYYAVEIQEELYDIAKRNFEINNVDVKLFLEDVKNIKNIFKAEQFDYIITNPPYYKSGKSKNIQIEIAKIEKKATIKDFIEASSYLLKNKGKLFMINIAERLPEIIFLLKKYRLEPKRLKFIHPSKDEKATHFLVQADKATKEGGCIIENPVIIYENPKVKKYTEEVWNLLENYPL; this is encoded by the coding sequence ATGAATTTAAAACCGGATGAAGATATATCTCCGTTTATCAGAGGAAAAATAAAAATAATCCAAAAAAAAGAAGGCTTCAGATTCGGAATAGATAGCCTTCTTCTTTCTGATTTTACGAAAATATACTCAAGAGGAAAAATTCTTGATATTGGCACCGGCTCCGGTATTATTCCTATTTTATTACATCTAAAATATCCAAATCTTGAATATTATGCAGTTGAGATACAGGAAGAACTATATGATATAGCCAAAAGGAATTTTGAGATAAATAATGTAGATGTTAAACTTTTTCTTGAAGATGTAAAAAATATAAAAAATATCTTTAAAGCTGAGCAGTTTGATTATATAATTACAAATCCACCTTATTATAAATCAGGTAAATCAAAAAATATACAAATAGAGATAGCAAAAATAGAAAAAAAAGCAACAATCAAAGATTTTATAGAAGCAAGCAGTTATCTTTTGAAAAATAAAGGTAAATTATTTATGATTAATATTGCTGAAAGATTACCGGAAATTATTTTTTTATTAAAAAAATATAGATTAGAGCCAAAAAGATTAAAATTTATCCATCCATCTAAGGATGAAAAAGCAACCCATTTTTTAGTTCAGGCAGATAAAGCTACAAAAGAAGGTGGCTGTATTATTGAAAATCCGGTAATTATTTATGAAAATCCAAAAGTTAAAAAATATACAGAAGAAGTTTGGAATTTATTAGAAAATTATCCTTTGTGA
- the secG gene encoding preprotein translocase subunit SecG, which yields MDFIYGVLLVVLIIVSIILIALILMQKTKGAEIGAVFGSGAAKAILGASAANIITKITFWLAGIFMGLVLLLSYLHHYKTKQNSVIETLPTQNQTEKK from the coding sequence ATGGATTTTATTTATGGAGTTTTATTGGTAGTTCTTATAATTGTATCAATTATTTTAATAGCTCTTATACTTATGCAAAAAACAAAAGGTGCAGAAATAGGGGCAGTTTTTGGCTCAGGAGCGGCAAAGGCAATACTTGGTGCATCAGCTGCTAATATAATAACAAAAATAACTTTCTGGCTTGCCGGAATATTTATGGGTTTAGTATTGCTTCTTTCTTATTTACATCATTATAAAACAAAACAAAATTCTGTAATAGAAACATTACCTACCCAAAACCAAACAGAGAAAAAATAA
- a CDS encoding ribbon-helix-helix protein, CopG family: MKMKEKKVRKNITISKKAEEKLKELAKIENKSQSELIEELIENVYKEIEKKKKLEALKRIIENRKYFKGIDPNLSIQKIKEQMGSEP; the protein is encoded by the coding sequence ATGAAAATGAAAGAAAAAAAAGTTAGAAAAAATATTACGATTTCAAAAAAAGCAGAAGAAAAATTAAAAGAACTTGCAAAAATAGAAAATAAATCCCAAAGTGAGCTAATAGAAGAACTTATAGAAAATGTTTATAAAGAAATAGAAAAAAAGAAAAAATTAGAAGCTCTAAAACGAATAATTGAAAACAGAAAGTATTTTAAAGGAATAGACCCAAATCTTAGTATCCAAAAAATCAAGGAGCAAATGGGAAGTGAGCCATAA
- the tpiA gene encoding triose-phosphate isomerase has translation MAYLVAANWKMNKTIAQTIDYLDIFTELVKDIQKVDIMISPSFTALSSASLKVEKTNIKLGAQNMYYETVGAFTGEISPIMLKELNVEYVILGHSERRHIFGEKDNLINKKVQSALENGIRPILCVGETLEERELGKTLNVVEKQIKSGLAGVYMDMPFIDIAYEPVWAIGTGINATPEQAEEVHRFIRSLINELSKGNDSKTRILYGGSVNEKNARELISQKHIDGFLVGTASLDPNRFYKIITECLEE, from the coding sequence ATGGCATACTTAGTAGCTGCAAACTGGAAAATGAATAAAACCATCGCTCAAACTATTGATTATCTTGATATTTTCACAGAGCTTGTTAAGGATATTCAAAAAGTTGATATAATGATATCCCCATCTTTTACTGCTTTATCTTCAGCTTCTTTAAAAGTAGAAAAAACAAATATAAAACTCGGTGCTCAAAATATGTATTATGAAACGGTAGGAGCATTTACCGGTGAAATATCTCCTATAATGTTAAAAGAGCTAAATGTGGAATATGTTATCTTAGGGCATTCTGAGAGAAGGCATATTTTCGGAGAAAAAGATAATTTAATTAATAAAAAAGTCCAATCAGCATTAGAGAATGGAATTAGACCTATTTTGTGTGTAGGAGAAACCCTTGAAGAAAGGGAACTTGGAAAAACATTAAATGTTGTTGAAAAACAAATAAAATCCGGATTAGCCGGTGTATATATGGATATGCCTTTTATTGATATAGCTTATGAACCGGTTTGGGCAATAGGAACCGGTATAAATGCTACACCTGAGCAAGCAGAAGAAGTCCATAGATTTATAAGAAGCTTGATAAATGAGCTTTCAAAAGGCAACGATTCTAAAACCAGAATATTATATGGTGGAAGTGTTAATGAAAAGAATGCAAGAGAATTAATATCTCAAAAACATATAGATGGATTTTTGGTAGGAACAGCTTCCTTAGACCCAAATAGATTTTATAAAATAATCACAGAATGCTTAGAGGAGTGA
- a CDS encoding cupredoxin domain-containing protein: protein MFIKRFYLIVNILALFILGCSKENQDKPDIIVDIKVSKNGYQPSNITLPYGKVVLFRITAIDEGIGEDYTAQYYGHCFYILPPYDVGVYNIKKNETKELKVKLIYPGNHIFTCPYCSGIFPTKGDLHIK from the coding sequence ATGTTTATCAAAAGATTTTATCTGATTGTTAATATATTGGCTTTATTTATTTTGGGATGTTCTAAGGAAAATCAGGATAAACCGGATATAATCGTTGATATAAAAGTATCCAAAAATGGTTATCAGCCATCAAATATAACATTACCTTATGGAAAGGTTGTCTTATTTAGAATTACAGCAATAGATGAAGGTATAGGAGAAGATTATACAGCCCAGTATTATGGTCATTGTTTTTATATATTGCCACCTTATGATGTAGGTGTTTATAATATCAAAAAAAATGAAACAAAAGAGCTAAAAGTTAAACTCATATATCCGGGAAATCATATATTTACTTGTCCTTACTGCTCCGGTATCTTTCCTACAAAAGGAGATTTACATATAAAATAA
- a CDS encoding AAA family ATPase, with translation MDIENIIKSLSYYLQGKEKALRLSIITLLSKGHLLIEDLPGIGKTTLAIAIAKSFGLDFGRIQATSDLLPSDITGLSIYNKNTGEFEFHKGPIFNNIVLVDEINRATPKTQSALLEAMGEKQVTIEGKSYKLPQPFFVIATQNPVEQYGTFPLPEAQLDRFVMKISIGYPSREAEREIIKGGSKREELYKLKPFITKDELIKIQEDIKQIYLSDKIIDYILDIAEATRNSKYIYAGLSTRGVLAIVNTAKANAYLKKRDYVIPEDIKELSEYTITHRVIFKEEYEATKKEIIKSLIESIKVPA, from the coding sequence ATGGATATAGAAAATATAATAAAATCATTATCTTATTATCTTCAAGGAAAAGAGAAAGCACTGAGGCTTTCAATTATTACATTATTATCAAAAGGGCATCTACTAATAGAAGATTTACCCGGTATAGGTAAAACAACCCTTGCAATAGCTATTGCTAAATCTTTTGGTCTTGATTTTGGAAGGATACAGGCAACCTCTGATTTATTACCATCAGATATAACAGGACTTTCTATATATAATAAAAATACCGGAGAGTTTGAATTTCATAAAGGCCCTATTTTTAATAATATAGTTTTGGTTGATGAGATAAACAGAGCTACGCCAAAAACCCAGAGTGCTTTACTTGAAGCAATGGGAGAAAAACAGGTAACCATAGAAGGAAAAAGTTATAAATTACCACAGCCATTTTTTGTTATAGCTACACAAAATCCGGTAGAACAATACGGAACATTTCCATTACCGGAAGCCCAGCTTGATAGATTTGTTATGAAAATCTCAATCGGATATCCTTCAAGAGAAGCAGAAAGGGAGATTATAAAAGGTGGAAGTAAAAGAGAAGAGTTATATAAACTAAAGCCATTTATAACAAAAGATGAGTTAATTAAAATCCAAGAAGATATAAAACAGATATATCTATCTGACAAGATAATAGATTATATTTTGGATATAGCAGAGGCAACAAGGAATAGCAAATATATATATGCTGGATTATCAACAAGAGGAGTTTTGGCAATTGTAAATACAGCAAAAGCCAATGCATATCTTAAAAAAAGAGATTATGTTATTCCGGAAGATATAAAAGAACTTTCTGAATATACAATAACCCATAGAGTTATATTTAAAGAAGAGTATGAAGCAACAAAAAAGGAGATTATAAAATCATTAATAGAAAGCATAAAAGTCCCAGCATAA